Proteins from a genomic interval of Bdellovibrio sp. GT3:
- a CDS encoding MerR family transcriptional regulator gives MTMMTTATMNSPEADTTAATSERTEYPMTPIVDQFANDGQMSFESSELSLGDQHLEFVEAETQGANPEASQMPQISIPAMLCDEKLMDEIKAIPNKMAFKIGDVAEILGIKQYVLRYWETEFDVLKPKKASNNQRMYTRKDVENALLIRKLLHRDRFSIEGARNAMKELKAHVRKEKDMSQVYHKLDNVNEMVEGLLTDIRKLRGMFM, from the coding sequence ATGACGATGATGACTACGGCGACGATGAATAGTCCTGAAGCGGATACCACGGCAGCTACAAGTGAGCGTACTGAGTATCCGATGACTCCGATCGTTGATCAATTTGCCAATGATGGGCAAATGAGCTTTGAGAGCTCTGAGCTTTCACTGGGTGATCAGCATCTGGAATTCGTGGAGGCTGAAACTCAAGGTGCAAACCCAGAGGCTTCTCAGATGCCGCAGATTTCCATCCCAGCCATGCTGTGTGATGAAAAGTTGATGGATGAGATCAAGGCGATCCCGAATAAGATGGCTTTTAAGATCGGCGATGTGGCTGAGATTTTGGGTATCAAACAATACGTTCTTCGTTACTGGGAAACGGAGTTTGATGTTCTTAAGCCGAAAAAAGCTTCCAACAATCAGCGCATGTATACGCGCAAAGATGTTGAGAATGCGCTCTTGATTCGTAAACTTCTGCATCGTGATCGTTTTTCGATTGAAGGTGCAAGAAATGCGATGAAGGAACTTAAAGCTCATGTGCGCAAAGAAAAAGACATGAGTCAGGTCTATCACAAACTCGACAATGTGAACGAAATGGTCGAGGGTTTGTTGACGGATATCCGCAAACTTCGCGGAATGTTTATGTAA
- a CDS encoding S1 family peptidase, which yields MKLVKLLTILFVLSSAACTQVGHDSLQTRNSEQIIGGKLVKKDSPIARSTVGIYDVNTSMICTGVLLDNNIILTAAHCLTPNLDETFVVFARDMDPIIEDYDLLHKSPNTRRALAAVVHREFKVPEEIRGTNNPANDIALLKFKGSVPKDYKAARILQNPSSLKAGLSTIVAGYGVESDEVTEIDTTQTEDLQALIDEGVAICYFDDEENKERCFSEELSGPAVLKSTSVKIGSFPNPFEVILSQDKTHGPCLGDSGGPAFIKSGSEYFVWGITSRGDIGCSTRTFYTSIQAYKTWIVENSARLTPIK from the coding sequence ATGAAGTTGGTCAAACTCCTCACGATACTGTTTGTGCTTTCAAGTGCTGCCTGCACTCAGGTCGGCCATGACTCTTTGCAGACTCGCAATTCGGAACAGATCATTGGCGGCAAACTCGTAAAAAAAGATTCTCCTATTGCAAGATCGACTGTCGGAATTTACGACGTCAATACCTCCATGATTTGCACCGGCGTTCTGCTTGATAATAACATCATCCTGACAGCAGCCCACTGCCTGACACCTAATCTTGATGAAACCTTCGTTGTTTTTGCACGGGACATGGATCCCATTATCGAAGACTATGACTTGCTTCACAAATCGCCTAACACCCGCCGGGCTCTGGCTGCCGTCGTTCACCGTGAATTCAAAGTGCCGGAAGAAATCCGGGGAACAAACAATCCGGCAAACGACATCGCTCTTCTAAAATTCAAAGGATCTGTCCCTAAAGACTACAAAGCGGCGCGTATTCTCCAAAATCCGTCATCTCTTAAGGCAGGCCTATCTACAATTGTCGCAGGCTATGGTGTCGAATCAGACGAAGTCACCGAAATCGACACCACTCAAACCGAGGACCTTCAGGCCCTGATCGATGAAGGTGTTGCTATCTGCTATTTTGATGACGAGGAAAACAAAGAACGCTGCTTCAGCGAAGAGCTTTCCGGTCCCGCTGTTCTAAAATCTACTTCCGTGAAAATTGGCAGTTTCCCAAACCCATTTGAAGTGATTTTGTCGCAGGACAAAACCCACGGTCCTTGCCTGGGTGATTCCGGTGGTCCGGCATTTATCAAGTCCGGCTCTGAATACTTCGTCTGGGGTATCACCAGTCGCGGCGACATTGGCTGCTCCACTCGCACCTTCTACACCAGCATCCAGGCCTACAAAACATGGATCGTAGAGAACAGCGCTCGCCTGACTCCAATAAAATAA
- a CDS encoding integration host factor subunit alpha: MTKADIVENVYQKIGFSKKEASELVELCFDTLKHVLQNGDKVKISGFGNFVVRGKNERIGRNPQTGEQIKISARRVLTFRPSQVLKAMLNGEEYEHLKDDDDDDDDYGDDE, from the coding sequence GTGACGAAGGCCGATATCGTCGAAAACGTCTACCAGAAGATCGGCTTCTCCAAAAAGGAAGCTTCTGAACTGGTTGAACTGTGCTTTGATACCTTGAAGCACGTTCTGCAAAATGGCGATAAAGTTAAGATTTCTGGATTTGGAAATTTTGTCGTGCGTGGAAAAAACGAGCGCATCGGGCGCAATCCGCAAACGGGCGAACAAATCAAAATCTCTGCTCGTCGTGTTCTGACATTCCGTCCTTCACAAGTGTTGAAGGCAATGTTGAACGGTGAAGAGTACGAACATCTCAAGGATGATGACGATGACGATGATGACTACGGCGACGATGAATAG
- a CDS encoding YoaK family protein has product MLYGNESISHYTRSNITIWMLMAFQAGVLNMGGFMACHRFVSHVTGFATFFGHEFSQKNRSQALGMLIVPLFFLFGAMVSGYLVDLRLKLHKKPKYYIAYAVMLILILLTTLGGWLGWFGPFGAFLEESRKGYLLLILLCFTCGIQNGTITSVSRSVVRTTHLTGITTDLGIGLVRLLNKQNLSKEHGELLESEHKATFMRVGIIAMFVLGSVVGGFLFPVVGFSGFLIPAFTTGILLVSMIYFQTRSPHLKSERS; this is encoded by the coding sequence ATGCTTTACGGTAACGAATCCATTTCTCACTATACTCGCAGTAATATCACTATCTGGATGCTTATGGCATTTCAGGCGGGTGTTTTGAATATGGGTGGCTTTATGGCCTGCCATCGATTTGTTTCTCATGTGACGGGGTTTGCGACTTTCTTTGGTCATGAGTTCAGTCAGAAGAACCGAAGTCAGGCTTTAGGTATGCTGATCGTGCCATTGTTCTTTTTGTTTGGTGCGATGGTAAGCGGTTATCTGGTGGATCTGCGCTTAAAGCTTCACAAGAAACCCAAATACTATATTGCCTATGCAGTGATGCTGATTCTGATTTTGCTGACGACTTTGGGCGGCTGGCTTGGATGGTTTGGTCCTTTTGGGGCTTTTCTTGAGGAGTCACGAAAAGGATATTTGTTGTTGATCCTGTTGTGTTTTACTTGCGGCATTCAGAATGGAACTATCACCAGTGTTTCAAGATCCGTTGTGCGAACCACTCATCTGACCGGTATTACGACGGACTTGGGGATTGGGTTGGTGCGACTGTTAAATAAGCAAAACCTTAGTAAAGAGCACGGTGAGCTGCTTGAGAGTGAACACAAGGCGACCTTCATGCGCGTGGGGATTATCGCCATGTTCGTCCTGGGATCCGTTGTTGGTGGTTTTTTATTCCCTGTGGTTGGATTTTCAGGATTTTTAATCCCGGCGTTTACCACCGGGATTTTATTGGTGTCGATGATCTATTTTCAGACTAGAAGCCCACATTTAAAATCGGAGAGATCTTAA
- a CDS encoding HAMP domain-containing protein gives MEFTSQTLGFDNIAKEQLRQLLFTVKAVRRGDFAVRMPLNQEGIIGEIGEVLNDIIELNESMADEFVRVRSTVGQEGKMNERVSMGSVKGAWSISVDSVNLLIGDLVQPTQEVARVITSVAKGDLSSKMVLEIDGRPVKGEFLRIGTTVNSMVDQLNSFASEVTRVAKEVGTEGKLGGQADVRGASGIWKDLTDNVNSLAGNLTDQVRNIAKVTTAVAKGDLSQKITVDARGEIFELKNTINVMVDQLSSFAAEVTRVAKEVGTEGRLGGQADVKGVSGTWKDLTDNVNGLANNLTAQVRNIAKVTTAVANGDLSQKITVDARGEIFELKNTINVMVDQLRSFAAEVTRVAKDVGTEGKLGGQADVKGVSGTWKDLTDNVNGLANNLTAQVRNIAKVTTAVANGDLSQKITVDAKGEILELKDTINTMVDTLRSFAAEVTRVAKDVGTEGKLGGQADVKGVSGTWKDLTDNVNGLANNLTAQVRNIAKVTTAVANGDLSQKITVDAKGEILELKNTINVMVDQLNSFAAEVTRVAKEVGTEGKLGGQADVKGVSGTWKDLTDNVNSLAGNLTDQVRNIAKVTTAVAKGDLSQKITVDAKGEIFELKNTINVMVDQLNSFAAEVTRVAKEVGTEGKLGGQAEVSGVSGTWKDLTDNVNGLAGNLTAQVRNIAKVTTAVAKGDLSQKITVDARGEIFELKNTINVMVDQLNSFAAEVTRVAKEVGTEGKLGGQADVKGVSGTWKDLTDNVNSLAGNLTDQVRNIAKVTTAVAKGDLSQKITVDAKGEIFELKNTINVMVDQLNSFAAEVTRVAKEVGTEGKLGGQAEVKGVSGTWKDLTDNVNGLAGNLTAQVRNIAKVTTAVANGDLSQKITVDARGEILEVKNTINSMVDQLNSFAAEVTRVAKEVGTEGKLGGQAEVRGVSGTWKDLTDNVNFMASNLTKQVRGIVKVVTAVANGDLNQKFVLEAKGEVAALAETINSMTDTLRTFADQVTTVAREVGIEGKLGAQARVPGVAGTWKDLTDNVNFMASNLTTQVRGIVKVVTAVADGDLEQKFVLEAKGEVAALAETINSMTDTLRTFADQVTTVAREVGIEGKLGGQASVPGASGTWKDLTDNVNQLAGNLTAQVRAIAEVSTAVTKGDLTRSISVEAEGEVAALSENINQMISNLKDTTQKNNEQDWLKTNLAKFSGMMQGQRSIASVAQLIMSELTPLVDARQGTFFMLEAEGAESSLNLIASYAFSERRSVSNKYKLKEGLVGQCAFEKKRILLTNPQGDYAMISSSIVEEKPRNIIVLPVLFEGELKAVIELASLTPFTQNYINFLDQLMDSVGVILNMISSSMRTEELLQELKRSNVELEAQAKELEDKAKLLEVKNQEVELASRSLEEKAEQLSLISKYKSEFLANMSHELRTPLNSLLILSKTLADNREKNLSGEQVKFASTVHSAGQDLLALINEILDLSKVEAGKMPVTPKAVEIKEVQEYLEQTFRPVAEHKGLEFLITASPDLPKAMVTDENRLHQILKNLLSNAFKFTDKGHVNLDVSYDAAGNYPGGAIVYRVQDTGIGIPADKQKLIFEAFQQADGTTSRKYGGTGLGLTISREIARLLGGVINVESMPGQGSSFNLILPVKYSAPEGVTVNVRDENSEVLPLPIDAEFTGRKILIVDDDVRNVFALSSVLKMRGMNVVFAENGKQGIKTLNENPDTDLVLMDTMMPEMDGIEAIHEIRKIEQFQKLPIISLTAKAMKGDREKCLAAGASDYVTKPVDEVYLLSVMYSWLPKANVNPQL, from the coding sequence CTGGAGTTTACGTCTCAGACTTTGGGATTTGATAACATCGCAAAAGAACAGTTGCGTCAGCTGCTCTTTACAGTGAAAGCCGTCCGACGTGGTGATTTTGCCGTTAGAATGCCGCTCAATCAGGAAGGTATCATTGGTGAAATCGGTGAAGTCCTGAACGATATCATTGAACTGAATGAAAGCATGGCCGACGAATTTGTTCGTGTGCGATCCACCGTTGGTCAAGAAGGTAAAATGAATGAACGTGTATCGATGGGCTCTGTGAAGGGAGCCTGGTCGATCAGTGTTGATTCAGTGAATTTACTTATTGGTGATCTGGTTCAACCGACTCAGGAAGTTGCTCGTGTCATCACCTCGGTGGCAAAAGGGGACTTGTCTTCAAAAATGGTTTTGGAAATTGATGGACGCCCGGTTAAGGGGGAGTTCCTTCGTATCGGTACCACCGTGAATTCGATGGTGGATCAGCTGAATTCATTTGCTTCCGAGGTGACTCGTGTTGCGAAAGAGGTTGGTACCGAAGGTAAGCTTGGTGGACAGGCGGATGTTCGAGGAGCATCTGGTATTTGGAAAGATCTGACGGACAATGTGAACAGTCTGGCGGGCAACTTGACCGACCAGGTACGTAATATCGCGAAAGTAACCACGGCCGTTGCCAAAGGTGACTTGTCACAAAAGATCACGGTTGATGCCCGTGGGGAGATCTTCGAGTTAAAAAATACAATCAACGTCATGGTGGATCAGCTTTCATCATTCGCGGCCGAGGTGACTCGCGTTGCGAAAGAGGTGGGTACGGAAGGTCGACTGGGTGGTCAGGCGGACGTAAAAGGTGTCTCGGGTACCTGGAAGGATCTGACTGACAACGTAAATGGTCTGGCGAATAACTTAACCGCGCAGGTACGTAATATCGCAAAAGTTACCACCGCAGTTGCAAACGGGGACTTGTCACAAAAAATCACGGTTGATGCCCGTGGGGAAATCTTCGAGTTAAAAAATACAATCAACGTCATGGTGGATCAGCTTCGTTCTTTTGCCGCCGAAGTGACCCGTGTTGCGAAAGACGTGGGTACTGAAGGTAAGTTGGGCGGTCAGGCCGACGTAAAAGGTGTGTCGGGAACTTGGAAAGATCTGACGGATAACGTAAATGGTCTCGCGAATAACTTAACCGCGCAGGTACGTAATATCGCAAAAGTTACCACCGCAGTTGCGAACGGGGACTTATCACAAAAAATCACAGTTGATGCCAAGGGTGAGATCCTGGAACTTAAGGACACTATTAATACGATGGTGGATACGCTGCGCTCTTTTGCCGCTGAGGTGACTCGTGTTGCGAAAGACGTGGGTACCGAAGGTAAGTTGGGCGGTCAGGCCGACGTAAAAGGGGTTTCCGGAACTTGGAAAGACTTAACAGATAACGTAAATGGTCTTGCGAATAATTTGACTGCGCAGGTACGTAATATCGCAAAAGTTACCACCGCCGTTGCCAATGGTGACTTGTCACAAAAGATCACGGTTGATGCCAAGGGTGAGATCCTGGAACTAAAAAATACGATCAACGTCATGGTGGATCAGCTGAACTCATTCGCGGCCGAGGTAACTCGTGTTGCGAAAGAGGTGGGTACCGAAGGTAAGCTGGGTGGACAGGCCGATGTAAAAGGTGTGTCGGGTACTTGGAAGGACTTAACGGACAACGTAAACAGCCTTGCCGGCAACTTAACGGATCAGGTACGTAATATCGCCAAAGTAACCACCGCGGTTGCCAAAGGGGACTTATCACAAAAGATCACGGTTGATGCCAAAGGCGAGATCTTTGAATTAAAAAATACAATCAACGTCATGGTGGATCAGCTGAACTCATTCGCGGCCGAGGTAACTCGTGTGGCGAAAGAGGTGGGTACTGAAGGTAAGCTGGGTGGTCAGGCCGAAGTATCCGGAGTGTCTGGAACATGGAAAGACTTAACAGATAACGTAAATGGTCTGGCCGGGAATTTGACCGCGCAGGTACGTAATATCGCGAAGGTAACCACCGCGGTTGCCAAAGGTGACTTATCACAAAAGATCACGGTTGATGCCCGCGGAGAAATCTTCGAACTAAAAAATACAATCAACGTCATGGTGGATCAGCTGAACTCATTCGCAGCCGAGGTAACTCGTGTGGCGAAAGAGGTGGGTACTGAAGGTAAACTGGGTGGTCAGGCCGATGTAAAAGGTGTGTCGGGTACATGGAAAGATCTGACTGACAACGTAAACAGCCTTGCTGGAAACTTAACGGATCAGGTACGTAATATCGCCAAAGTAACCACCGCGGTTGCCAAAGGTGACTTGTCACAAAAAATCACCGTTGATGCCAAGGGTGAGATCTTTGAGTTAAAAAATACGATCAACGTCATGGTGGATCAGCTGAACTCATTCGCAGCCGAGGTAACTCGTGTGGCGAAAGAGGTGGGAACCGAGGGTAAGCTAGGTGGTCAGGCCGAAGTAAAAGGGGTTTCTGGTACTTGGAAAGACTTAACAGATAACGTAAATGGTCTTGCCGGAAATCTAACAGCACAGGTACGTAACATCGCAAAAGTTACCACCGCGGTTGCCAATGGCGACTTGTCACAAAAGATCACCGTTGATGCCCGTGGGGAAATCCTGGAAGTTAAGAACACCATCAACTCGATGGTGGATCAGCTAAACTCATTCGCGGCCGAGGTAACTCGTGTGGCGAAAGAGGTGGGTACGGAAGGGAAACTGGGAGGTCAGGCGGAAGTGCGCGGAGTGTCCGGTACGTGGAAAGACTTAACGGATAACGTAAACTTCATGGCCTCGAACCTGACGAAACAGGTACGTGGTATCGTCAAGGTCGTAACCGCCGTTGCCAACGGGGATTTGAATCAAAAATTCGTCCTTGAAGCCAAAGGGGAAGTTGCCGCACTTGCGGAAACCATCAACTCGATGACTGATACATTAAGAACTTTCGCGGATCAGGTAACAACCGTTGCCCGCGAGGTGGGTATCGAAGGTAAACTGGGAGCTCAGGCGCGCGTGCCGGGTGTTGCCGGAACCTGGAAAGACTTAACAGATAACGTAAACTTCATGGCCTCGAATCTGACGACCCAAGTACGGGGTATCGTAAAGGTCGTAACCGCTGTTGCCGATGGGGATTTGGAACAAAAATTCGTTCTGGAAGCCAAAGGGGAAGTTGCCGCACTTGCCGAAACCATCAATTCAATGACTGATACATTAAGAACTTTCGCGGATCAGGTAACAACCGTTGCCCGCGAGGTGGGTATCGAAGGAAAGCTGGGCGGTCAGGCAAGCGTACCGGGTGCCTCTGGTACCTGGAAGGACTTAACAGACAACGTGAATCAGCTCGCGGGAAACTTAACCGCACAGGTTCGTGCCATCGCCGAAGTATCGACGGCGGTAACGAAGGGTGACTTGACCCGATCCATCTCGGTTGAGGCCGAAGGCGAAGTTGCGGCATTGTCCGAAAATATCAATCAGATGATCAGCAATCTGAAAGACACGACTCAAAAGAATAACGAGCAGGACTGGTTGAAAACGAATCTCGCAAAATTCTCGGGAATGATGCAAGGTCAGCGCAGTATTGCATCGGTGGCCCAGCTCATCATGTCAGAGCTGACACCGCTGGTAGATGCCCGTCAGGGGACCTTCTTCATGCTTGAAGCAGAAGGGGCTGAAAGCTCTTTGAATCTGATTGCAAGTTATGCTTTCTCTGAGCGTCGTTCAGTATCCAATAAATATAAATTAAAAGAAGGCCTTGTTGGTCAATGTGCATTCGAGAAGAAAAGAATTCTTCTGACCAATCCACAGGGCGACTATGCCATGATCAGCTCAAGCATCGTCGAAGAAAAACCGCGCAATATTATCGTATTGCCGGTGTTGTTCGAAGGTGAACTTAAAGCTGTGATCGAGTTGGCTTCCTTAACTCCGTTCACACAGAACTATATCAACTTCCTGGATCAATTGATGGACTCCGTGGGTGTGATCCTGAACATGATCTCGTCAAGTATGAGAACTGAGGAGCTTTTGCAGGAGCTGAAACGTTCGAATGTCGAACTGGAAGCCCAGGCGAAAGAACTGGAAGACAAAGCAAAACTTCTGGAAGTGAAAAATCAGGAAGTGGAGCTTGCCAGCCGTTCCTTGGAGGAAAAAGCAGAACAGTTGTCGTTGATTTCCAAATACAAATCCGAATTTCTTGCAAACATGTCGCATGAGCTGAGAACTCCGTTGAACAGTTTATTGATTCTTTCAAAAACCCTGGCTGATAACCGCGAGAAAAATCTAAGCGGTGAGCAGGTGAAATTTGCCAGCACGGTTCACTCTGCGGGGCAGGATCTGTTGGCCTTGATCAACGAAATTCTGGATCTTTCCAAAGTGGAAGCTGGAAAAATGCCAGTCACACCGAAAGCTGTCGAGATCAAGGAAGTTCAGGAATATCTGGAGCAGACATTCCGTCCAGTTGCCGAACACAAGGGACTTGAATTTTTGATAACGGCTTCACCAGACTTACCGAAAGCCATGGTCACGGACGAAAATCGACTGCACCAAATATTGAAGAATCTTTTGTCCAATGCCTTCAAGTTTACGGACAAGGGGCATGTGAATCTGGATGTCAGTTATGATGCCGCCGGAAATTACCCGGGTGGAGCGATTGTTTATCGGGTACAGGATACGGGTATCGGGATTCCAGCGGATAAGCAGAAGTTGATATTTGAAGCCTTCCAGCAGGCGGACGGAACAACCAGTCGCAAATACGGCGGTACTGGTCTGGGCCTGACGATCAGTCGGGAGATTGCACGCCTTTTAGGTGGTGTGATCAATGTGGAAAGCATGCCAGGTCAGGGCAGCAGTTTCAATTTGATTCTGCCAGTAAAGTACTCAGCTCCTGAGGGGGTAACGGTCAATGTGCGTGATGAAAACTCTGAAGTGTTGCCGCTACCGATTGATGCCGAATTTACCGGTCGAAAGATATTGATTGTCGATGATGACGTACGGAATGTTTTTGCTCTAAGCAGCGTTCTAAAAATGCGCGGCATGAACGTGGTTTTTGCGGAGAATGGCAAGCAGGGTATTAAAACATTAAATGAAAATCCTGACACCGATCTGGTGCTTATGGATACCATGATGCCGGAAATGGATGGGATTGAGGCTATCCACGAGATTCGCAAAATCGAGCAATTTCAGAAATTGCCGATTATCTCTTTGACCGCGAAAGCGATGAAAGGGGATCGCGAAAAGTGCCTGGCTGCCGGGGCATCTGACTATGTGACAAAACCGGTCGATGAAGTTTATCTGTTATCGGTAATGTACTCCTGGTTGCCAAAGGCAAATGTGAACCCGCAGCTCTAG
- a CDS encoding LA_2272 family surface repeat-containing protein, whose amino-acid sequence MKNKFLLPLIVSLSMISTQSFAAFTPLSVAIVPPIQFPPEDFSITGLRLSALWGQHRDVYGVDLGLLGNITDQDFVGIGVSGVFNATYGNTRIIGLQLAGMGNYNKQKTSVVGLQAALMTNYNVAESSVYGVQLSLANISAFTAIYGLQLGLYNRAKSVYGFQIGLINVTDNLHGLQIGLVNMNNTGPFKISPILNVGF is encoded by the coding sequence ATGAAAAATAAATTTCTGCTTCCACTTATCGTTTCCCTTTCTATGATCTCTACACAAAGCTTCGCGGCCTTCACACCTTTATCGGTGGCGATCGTGCCGCCGATTCAGTTTCCTCCTGAGGATTTTTCCATCACAGGTTTGCGCCTAAGCGCACTATGGGGACAGCACCGCGATGTCTATGGTGTGGATCTGGGCTTGTTGGGAAATATCACAGATCAGGATTTTGTGGGTATTGGTGTCTCTGGGGTTTTCAATGCCACTTACGGCAACACTCGCATCATCGGCTTGCAGCTGGCCGGCATGGGCAACTACAACAAACAAAAAACCTCGGTCGTGGGTCTGCAAGCAGCTTTGATGACCAACTACAACGTGGCTGAAAGCAGCGTCTACGGTGTTCAGCTTTCCTTGGCTAACATCAGCGCCTTCACAGCTATATATGGCTTGCAATTGGGACTTTATAATCGCGCCAAGTCTGTCTATGGCTTTCAAATTGGCTTGATCAATGTAACCGACAATCTTCACGGTCTTCAGATCGGCCTGGTCAATATGAACAACACCGGTCCCTTTAAGATCTCTCCGATTTTAAATGTGGGCTTCTAG
- the pheT gene encoding phenylalanine--tRNA ligase subunit beta encodes MKISLKWLQEYVDVKEFFTKPEELAETLTRAGLEVEEITNLAKDFNHVVIGHILEKDKHPNADKLSLCRVSTGDVVHQIVCGAQNHKAGDRVIVALPGAVLPGNFAIKKSAVRGVDSAGMLCSLKELGLAKESDGIEILPVDAPIGKSYAEYGGYDDITFELKVTPNRADCLSHFGLAREVACLLSKELKTPKAEPKLGSNSSKKEIALEVKAFDLCPRYTARVIKGVKVGPSPEWLKHRLESVGMNSINNIVDVTNFVMMELGQPLHAFDAKFIGGGKVVVDRATAGEKFITLDGSEKTLTGEELTIRDASHPMCLAGVIGGKNSGVTDATTEIFLESAYFVPMSARKTSRTHGVDSDSAYRFSRGVDPDGALRGLNRATALILEVAGGEAFADHHDFYPNPVKKNPITITVKTVSDRLGYEAIESQFVDYMKRLGCGVEKNGETFKVLPPTFRFDLEQDMDLVEEYARLNGYDHIPEALPVFTNPPAHHDKGFLLNKSVSELVRADGFQQAFNFAFVGSKGEKPFLGDVSALKAAGLNATAKEIRIMNPLNEEMDVMRSSLSFGLFKNLSTNFHYGNMMGRLFEIGSTFYTGDDGSYGENPRLGFALWGRNENLWNKSLDYPIVFELKATVETLLKSLNISSYTWVTPANKAEVPAFMHQGQFAQLLVEGKKVGFIGTVHPVILDDAKIRVPAAIGEFDLDQLYKGQPRPFRIQSVSKFQVVERDFAFVMPKALKVGDVLKDIRKAAGALLVNVDVFDLYEGDKMEAGKKSVAIRLWLQDKNGTLQEEQISGVTSKVLESLKKNFDLSVR; translated from the coding sequence CCAAATCGTTTGCGGGGCGCAAAATCACAAAGCGGGTGACCGCGTGATCGTGGCCTTGCCAGGGGCAGTTTTGCCGGGCAATTTCGCAATTAAAAAATCTGCGGTACGTGGTGTGGACTCTGCTGGTATGCTTTGTTCTTTGAAAGAGCTGGGCCTGGCAAAGGAATCTGACGGCATCGAAATTTTGCCAGTGGATGCGCCGATCGGTAAATCTTATGCAGAGTACGGTGGTTATGACGATATCACTTTCGAATTGAAAGTGACTCCGAATCGCGCGGACTGCCTAAGTCATTTCGGTCTTGCACGCGAGGTGGCGTGCTTGCTTTCAAAAGAATTGAAAACTCCTAAAGCAGAACCAAAACTGGGTTCAAATTCCTCCAAAAAAGAAATCGCCTTGGAAGTGAAAGCTTTTGATCTTTGCCCGCGCTATACAGCTCGCGTGATCAAAGGTGTAAAAGTTGGTCCGTCTCCGGAATGGTTGAAACACCGTCTGGAATCTGTGGGCATGAACTCCATCAACAACATCGTCGACGTGACGAATTTTGTGATGATGGAATTGGGTCAACCATTGCATGCTTTTGATGCGAAATTCATCGGTGGCGGAAAAGTCGTCGTGGATCGCGCCACAGCGGGTGAAAAGTTCATCACTTTGGATGGTTCTGAAAAGACATTGACCGGTGAAGAGCTGACGATTCGCGATGCTTCTCATCCAATGTGTTTGGCGGGTGTTATCGGTGGTAAAAATTCCGGTGTGACGGATGCAACCACAGAAATCTTCCTGGAGTCCGCTTACTTCGTGCCAATGAGTGCGCGTAAAACTTCACGCACGCACGGTGTGGATTCTGATTCCGCTTACCGCTTCTCTCGCGGAGTGGATCCAGATGGGGCTTTGCGCGGTTTGAATCGTGCGACTGCATTGATTTTGGAAGTCGCCGGTGGCGAAGCATTTGCTGATCACCATGACTTCTATCCAAATCCAGTTAAGAAAAATCCAATCACGATCACTGTGAAAACTGTTTCTGATCGCCTGGGCTATGAGGCGATTGAATCTCAATTCGTGGATTACATGAAACGCCTGGGCTGCGGTGTTGAAAAAAATGGCGAGACTTTCAAGGTGTTGCCTCCAACATTCCGTTTTGACCTTGAGCAGGACATGGATCTGGTTGAGGAATATGCGCGCCTGAATGGTTATGATCATATTCCTGAAGCGTTGCCGGTATTCACAAATCCTCCAGCTCATCACGATAAAGGCTTCCTGCTGAATAAATCAGTGAGCGAGCTGGTGCGTGCGGATGGTTTCCAGCAGGCATTCAACTTTGCATTTGTGGGCTCCAAAGGCGAGAAACCATTCCTTGGTGATGTTTCCGCTTTGAAAGCAGCGGGCTTGAACGCGACGGCAAAAGAAATCCGCATCATGAATCCTCTGAACGAGGAAATGGATGTAATGAGATCTTCTTTAAGCTTCGGCTTGTTCAAGAATCTTTCCACGAACTTCCACTACGGCAATATGATGGGTCGATTGTTTGAGATCGGCAGCACATTCTATACGGGTGATGATGGTTCTTACGGAGAAAATCCGCGTTTGGGTTTTGCTTTATGGGGACGCAATGAAAACCTTTGGAATAAGTCTTTGGATTATCCAATCGTGTTTGAGTTGAAAGCGACAGTGGAAACTCTTTTGAAGTCTTTGAATATTTCTTCTTACACTTGGGTGACTCCTGCCAACAAAGCAGAGGTTCCAGCATTCATGCACCAAGGGCAATTTGCCCAGTTGTTGGTGGAAGGTAAGAAGGTGGGCTTTATCGGAACTGTTCATCCGGTTATTTTGGATGACGCAAAAATCCGTGTGCCTGCGGCGATCGGTGAGTTTGATCTGGATCAATTGTACAAAGGTCAGCCTCGTCCATTCCGTATTCAAAGCGTTTCCAAGTTCCAGGTGGTGGAGCGTGACTTTGCCTTCGTGATGCCAAAAGCGCTGAAGGTGGGCGATGTTCTAAAAGATATCCGTAAAGCTGCGGGTGCACTTCTTGTGAATGTGGATGTGTTTGACCTGTATGAAGGCGACAAAATGGAGGCGGGCAAGAAGTCCGTGGCGATCCGTTTGTGGCTTCAGGATAAAAATGGCACACTGCAAGAAGAGCAGATCTCCGGAGTGACATCGAAGGTTCTAGAGTCTTTGAAGAAGAATTTTGACCTTTCCGTGAGATAA